In the genome of Magnolia sinica isolate HGM2019 chromosome 2, MsV1, whole genome shotgun sequence, one region contains:
- the LOC131237107 gene encoding uncharacterized protein LOC131237107: MGSLSISEDLPLQYPLARRDDSVVDVYHGISIRDPYRWLEDPDAIEVKEFVEKQANLTEILLQKCESHGKLHHQITTLFDHPRYDTPFKRGEKYFYFHNTGLQAQSVLYVQDGLEEKAEVLLDPNSLSEDGTIALKITSISEDAKFLAYGLSSSGSDWVTIKVMCIDDKCVKPDSLLWVKFSTISWTHDGKGFFYSRYPAPKEGGQLDAGTETNINLNHEVYYHFLGTDQSEDILCWSDPEHPKWLFEARVTHDGKYVLLYIEEGCDPVNKLYYCDLSVLPHGLEAFRERDDILPFIKLIDNFEACYLAVSNDGSEFTFLTNKEAPKYKVVRVDLKEPAIWSDVIPEAEKDVLQSAIAVNGNQLLVSYLSDVKYALQIRDLKTGLLLHHLPIEIGTVYGISGRRKDSLIFIGFTSFLTPGIIYQCNLATEVPEMKIFREIVVSGFDRTEFQVNQVFVSSKDGTKIPMFIVSNKNIPLDGSHPSLLYGYGGFNASLTPSFSVSRIVLIRHLGIVFSIANIRGGGEYGEEWHKAGSLSKKQNCFDDFISAAEYLVSAGYTQPRKLCIEGGSNGGLLVAACVNQRPDLFGCALAHVGVMDMLRFHKFTIGHAWTSDYGCSDKEEEFHWLIKYSPLHNVKRPWEQLSDRPFQYPPTMLLTADHDDRVVPLHSLKLLATLQHVLCTSLENSPQKNPIIARIDRKAGHGAGRPTQKMIDEASDRYSFMAKMLGISWIN; this comes from the exons GCTTGAAGATCCTGATGCAATCGAGGTCAAGGAATTTGTTGAGAAGCAAGCAAATCTTACTGAAATTCTGCTTCAGAAGTGCGAGTCACATGGGAAGCTTCATCATCAGATCACGACACTGTTTGACCACCCTCGCTATGATACGCCATTCAAGCGAGGGGAGAAATATTTCTACTTCCACAATACCGGCCTCCAGGCACAGAGCGTTCTGTACGTGCAG gatggttTAGAGGAAAAGGCAGAGGTTTTGCTAGATCCGAATAGCTTGAGTGAGGATGGAACAATCGCTTTGAAAATAACTTCTATAAGCGAGGATGCCAAGTTCTTGGCTTATGGGCTTAGTTCGAGTGGGAGCGATTGGGTTACGATCAAAGTAATGTGCATTGATGATAAGTGTGTCAAGCCTGATTCATTATTGTGG GTGAAGTTTTCAACCATTAGCTGGACTCATGATGGCAAAGGGTTTTTCTATAGCCGTTATCCTGCTCCGAA GGAAGGTGGACAACTGGACGCAGGGACAGAGACAAATATTAACCTTAATCACGAAGTCTACTATCATTTCTTGGGTACGGATCAATCAGAAGACATTTTATGTTGGAGTGATCCAGAGCATCCAAAGTGGCTGTTTGAAGCCCGTGTCACTCATGATGGAAAG TATGTTCTTCTATATATCGAGGAGGGTTGTGATCCAGTCAACAAACTCTACTACTGTGACTTGTCCGTGCTCCCTCATGGTCTCGAAGCTTTTAGGGAGAGAGATGACATTCTCCCCTTCATTAAGCTCATCGACAATTTTGAAGCATGTTATCTAGCAGTTTCAAATGATGGAAGTGAGTTTACATTTCTGACAAATAAAGAAGCTCCGAAGTATAAGGTAGTCCGCGTGGACCTGAAGGAACCGGCAATATGGAGTGACGTGATCCCAGAAGCTGAAAAAGATGTGCTTCAATCAGCTATTGCTGTTAATGGTAACCAACTTCTGGTGAGTTACTTGAGTGATGTGAAGTATGCATTGCAGATAAGAGACTTGAAAACGGGGCTGTTGCTGCATCATTTGCCCATTGAGATTGGTACAGTTTATGGGATTTCTGGAAGGCGCAAGGACAGTTTGATTTTTATTGGGTTCACTAGCTTCCTTACTCCAGGCATTATTTATCAGTGCAACTTAGCAACTGAGGTGCCGGAAATGAAGATATTCCGAGAGATTGTTGTCTCTGGATTCGATCGCACAGAGTTCCAGGTTAATCAG GTTTTTGTATCTAGTAAGGATGGTACCAAGATACCAATGTTCATTGTCTCTAACAAGAATATTCCTCTGGATGGATCACATCCATCCTTGTTGTATGGTTATGGGGGTTTTAATGCAAGTCTTACGCCATCATTTAGTGTGAGTCGCATTGTTCTTATAAGGCATTTGGGTATTGTCTTCTCCATTGCAAATATACGTGGTGGTGGAGAGTATGGAGAAGAATGGCATAAAGCGGGATCCCTTTCAAAGAAACAGAATTGTTTCGATGACTTCATTTCAGCTGCTGAATATCTTGTGTCTGCTGGTTATACCCAACCTAGAAAGCTGTGTATTGAAGGTGGAAGCAATGGTGGTCTTCTAGTTGCAGCATGTGTGAATCAG CGACCTGATCTCTTTGGCTGTGCTCTTGCACATGTCGGCGTGATGGACATGTTGCGTTTCCACAAGTTCACCATAG GCCATGCGTGGACTTCTGATTATGGGTGTTCTGACAAGGAGGAAGAATTTCATTGGCTTATCAA ATACTCACCACTTCATAATGTGAAAAGACCTTGGGAACAGCTCAGCGATCGGCCATTCCAGTATCCACCTACCATGCTGTTGACAGCTGATCATGATGATCGGGTGGTGCCATTACACTCATTGAAGCTATTGGCA ACCCTGCAGCATGTCCTTTGCACGAGCTTGGAGAACAGCCCGCAGAAGAACCCAATTATCGCCCGCATTGACCGAAAGGCCGGGCACGGAGCCGGACGTCCTACCCAGAAAATG ATCGATGAAGCTTCTGACCGTTACAGTTTCATGGCGAAAATGCTTGGGATCTCTTGGATCAACTAA